One Catenulispora sp. EB89 DNA window includes the following coding sequences:
- a CDS encoding DUF6236 family protein, which yields MRKIALHYPELTPRWGMLLPAALFYPKIALMRPRDFTIYEDSEVTELRNELDLIVDVDPRAAAQAIAPKFVEAIERYTGREHPYVQGRHTSVHWAPSETTLRSAKIIVDSEIHHEKLDSTVEEAFKALGLAKETNDPLAPWLLVERGVANVYLCVLAEELARQNHMQAVTNHEWDFGYVCDWTSDAIVAALMQHGRSPGLPNTSSSALYNGIGLLAVRVFLPDNAHEVPAKKVVEIRERYHAEFLAFLDEIEAAAADLSAALADIAEASVLEAYVKSEVENRFVKRAEDLEKALRGLNIATASTTVTTKFEVPALLSVTAAGVMAHQPLVAGSSAVAAGLLGVYTRMREQRKEILAPSGATYLYDMRRALTPPSHLAKVAQKISRIGTGKDSGN from the coding sequence ATGCGAAAGATCGCTCTCCACTACCCGGAACTGACTCCGCGCTGGGGGATGTTGCTGCCCGCGGCACTCTTCTATCCGAAGATCGCCCTGATGCGGCCTCGCGATTTCACGATCTACGAGGACTCCGAAGTCACCGAACTGCGCAATGAACTCGACCTGATCGTCGATGTCGATCCGCGCGCGGCGGCGCAGGCGATCGCACCAAAGTTCGTTGAGGCCATCGAGCGGTACACCGGACGCGAGCATCCCTATGTCCAAGGCCGACACACATCGGTGCACTGGGCACCTTCCGAGACCACGCTGCGCTCGGCCAAAATCATCGTGGATTCCGAAATCCACCATGAAAAGCTCGACAGCACGGTTGAGGAAGCCTTCAAAGCGCTCGGACTGGCCAAGGAAACGAATGACCCGCTGGCGCCCTGGTTGCTGGTGGAACGCGGCGTCGCCAACGTCTATCTCTGCGTGCTGGCCGAAGAACTTGCCCGGCAGAACCACATGCAGGCCGTCACCAACCATGAGTGGGACTTCGGATACGTCTGCGATTGGACATCCGATGCGATCGTCGCCGCGCTCATGCAGCACGGCCGCAGTCCCGGGCTCCCGAACACCAGCTCGTCAGCGCTGTACAACGGCATCGGACTGCTCGCCGTGCGCGTTTTCCTCCCCGACAACGCGCATGAGGTCCCCGCAAAGAAAGTCGTCGAGATCCGCGAGCGCTACCACGCGGAGTTCCTGGCGTTCCTGGACGAGATCGAAGCAGCCGCCGCCGACCTCAGCGCCGCACTCGCCGACATCGCCGAGGCGTCAGTCCTCGAAGCGTATGTGAAATCCGAGGTGGAGAACCGGTTCGTCAAACGCGCGGAGGACCTGGAGAAGGCTCTTCGCGGCCTGAACATCGCGACAGCTTCCACCACCGTCACCACCAAGTTCGAGGTCCCCGCGCTGCTGAGCGTCACGGCGGCAGGCGTCATGGCGCACCAGCCCCTGGTGGCGGGGTCAAGCGCGGTCGCCGCCGGCCTGCTTGGCGTGTATACGCGGATGCGGGAGCAGCGCAAGGAAATCCTGGCGCCATCGGGCGCAACATACCTGTACGACATGCGGCGCGCTCTCACGCCACCGAGCCACTTGGCCAAGGTCGCCCAAAAAATCAGCCGTATCGGCACGGGGAAGGATTCCGGCAACTGA
- a CDS encoding carboxyl transferase domain-containing protein gives MFSRVAIVNRGEAAMRLIHAVRELSAQSAAPIETVALHTDVDRDATFVREADVAYDLGPAAARPYLDLKLLERALVASGADAAWVGWGFVAEDPAFAELCDRIGVTFIGPDAEAMRQLGDKIGAKLLAEEVGVPVAPWSRGAVETLEAAIEAAGQIGYPLMLKATAGGGGRGIRVITDEAELVDAYERTSQEAARAFGSGIVFLERLVTGARHVEVQVIADGQGTAWALGVRDCSVQRRNQKVIEESASPVLSPEQVEQLKTSAERLAVRVGYRGAATVEFLYHPGDQQFAFLEVNTRLQVEHPITELTTGFDLVKAQLHVASGGKLEGRPPAERGHAIEARLNAEDPDRDFAPSPGRITRLDLPAGPGVRVDTGVSEGDTIPADFDSMIAKVIAYGRDRDEALGRLRRAMAETSVVIEGGTTNKSFVLDLLDQPEVIDASADTGWIDRVRAQGRLVSHRNAAVALAAAAIDAYEDEERVERARLLSTASGGRPQVQHESGRPLDLKLRGVGYRVRVARVGAARFRVGIEAGDGHGAQSQTQTQTQTADVVLDRFDRHTGQIVVNGRRFRLLTATHGSVHQVEVDGVTHRVSRDEGGVVRSPAPALVIATPLEVGAEVEAGAPVVVLESMKMETVLRAPFKARLKELAVSVGSQVETGAPLLRLEQIVEEDPEDAASDGGAAHASEAVELDLPPAPAEVPIRTRVAQGQEDLRSLLLGFDVDPHDEDRILEAYLEARTTAGEQGLRPRAGELSLIEVFADLADLGQNRPAGAEKDEAGESQLHSAHEYFHTYLQSLDVERAGLPESFQAALRKALAHYGITELDRSPELEAAVFRIFLARQRAATDATVVTTLLRAWLRELPPDELLREPTGLALEQLIAATQVRFPTIADLARGVVYAWFGQPLLRRNRARVYAEVRKNLRYLDENPQAEDRAERIAEMVRSTEPLVRLLGQRLVHTELDNSVMLEVLTRRYYGNKGLTGVQTTEVAGSSFVVAEHDSSRLVSAAVPFDRLGDTLDGLGQLAASDGALDADIYLLWENQPDTDEAATALQRVMSAHPLPQQVRRVTATVAGRRGAVMHHHFTFRRTTTGMTEERLIRGLHPYIAERMQLERLTKFDLTRQPSSDEDVYLYQCVARENPADDRLVAFTQVRDLTELRDHDGRLVALPTAEDAIAACVDSIRRAQLRRPSNKRFSTNRVVVYLWPVSNIKRSELFLIAQRILPSTAGAGLEEIELIGRQRSWQTGELIKIAVRVRFDTAGNPSLSVGEPTLDPIEPLDDYRLKVLRAASRGTVYPYELVDQLGDFAEYDLDDPAGSADAAGKHRLVPVDRPKGQNKAAMVAGVITTRTRRHRQGVTRVLLLGDPTKSLGALSEPECRRVIAALDLAEQIKVPLEWYALSSGARISMQSGTENMDWVAAALKRIVEFTQDGGEINVVVNGINVGAQPYWNAEATMLMHTRGVLVMTPDSAMVLTGKQALDFSGGVSAEDNFGIGGYDRVMGPNGQAQYWAPSLAAARDVLMAHYDHTYIAPGETTPRRAATDDPHNRDISPFPHTFAGSDFSTVGEIFSAAANPDRKKAFDIRTVMRALSDQDHPVLERWAGMAGAETSVVQDVHLGGLPVCLVGIESRAVPRRGFPPTDGPDTYTAGTLFPQSSKKVARAINSASGNRPLVVLANLSGFDGSPESMRKLQLEYGAEIGRAIVNFQGPIVFCVISRYHGGAFVVFSKALNPNMTVLALEGSFASVLGGAPAAAVVFAGDVNSRTANDPRIRDLEARVTAAAGTDRAALAAELDELRVSVRAEKLGEVATEFDRVHSIQRAVQVGSVDEVIKAAEMRPKIIAAIEARLG, from the coding sequence GTGTTCAGTCGTGTCGCCATCGTCAACCGTGGTGAGGCCGCGATGCGGCTCATCCACGCGGTCCGGGAGCTGAGCGCGCAAAGCGCCGCGCCGATCGAGACCGTTGCCCTGCACACGGACGTGGACCGCGACGCCACGTTCGTGCGCGAGGCCGACGTCGCCTACGACCTCGGCCCCGCCGCCGCGCGCCCCTACCTGGACCTGAAGCTGCTGGAGCGCGCGCTGGTGGCCTCCGGCGCGGACGCGGCCTGGGTGGGCTGGGGCTTCGTCGCCGAGGACCCCGCCTTCGCAGAGCTCTGCGACCGGATCGGCGTCACCTTCATCGGCCCGGACGCCGAGGCGATGCGCCAGCTCGGCGACAAGATCGGCGCGAAGCTGCTGGCCGAGGAGGTCGGCGTCCCGGTGGCGCCGTGGAGCCGCGGCGCGGTGGAGACGCTGGAGGCGGCGATCGAGGCGGCCGGGCAGATCGGCTACCCGCTGATGCTCAAGGCCACCGCCGGCGGCGGCGGACGCGGTATCCGCGTGATCACCGACGAGGCCGAACTCGTCGACGCCTACGAGCGCACCAGCCAGGAGGCGGCGCGCGCCTTCGGCTCCGGCATCGTCTTCCTGGAGCGCCTGGTCACCGGCGCCCGCCACGTCGAGGTCCAGGTGATCGCCGACGGCCAGGGCACCGCCTGGGCCCTGGGCGTCCGCGACTGCTCGGTGCAGCGCCGCAACCAGAAGGTGATCGAGGAGTCCGCCTCGCCGGTCCTCAGCCCCGAGCAGGTCGAGCAGCTGAAGACCTCCGCCGAGCGCCTGGCGGTCCGCGTCGGCTACCGGGGCGCGGCGACCGTGGAGTTCCTGTACCACCCCGGCGACCAGCAGTTCGCCTTCCTGGAGGTCAACACCCGCCTGCAGGTCGAGCACCCGATCACCGAGCTGACCACCGGCTTCGACCTGGTCAAGGCGCAGCTGCACGTGGCCTCCGGCGGCAAGCTCGAAGGCCGCCCGCCGGCCGAGCGCGGGCACGCCATCGAGGCCCGGCTCAACGCCGAGGACCCGGACCGCGACTTCGCCCCCTCCCCGGGCCGCATCACGCGTCTGGACCTGCCCGCCGGCCCCGGCGTCCGGGTCGACACCGGCGTGTCCGAGGGCGACACCATCCCCGCCGACTTCGACTCGATGATCGCCAAGGTCATCGCCTACGGCCGGGACCGCGACGAGGCCCTGGGCCGTTTGCGCCGCGCGATGGCCGAGACCTCCGTGGTCATCGAGGGCGGCACCACCAACAAGAGCTTCGTGCTGGACCTGCTGGACCAGCCCGAGGTCATCGACGCCTCGGCCGACACCGGCTGGATCGACCGGGTCCGCGCCCAGGGCCGCCTGGTCTCGCACCGCAACGCCGCGGTCGCGCTGGCCGCCGCCGCGATCGACGCCTACGAGGACGAGGAGCGGGTCGAGCGGGCCCGGCTGCTGTCCACCGCCTCCGGCGGCCGTCCGCAGGTGCAGCACGAGTCCGGCCGTCCGCTGGACCTGAAGCTGCGCGGCGTGGGCTACCGGGTCCGGGTGGCCCGGGTCGGCGCGGCGCGCTTCCGGGTCGGGATAGAGGCCGGCGACGGCCACGGCGCGCAGTCGCAGACTCAGACACAGACACAGACCGCGGACGTGGTGCTGGACCGCTTCGACCGGCACACCGGCCAGATCGTCGTCAACGGCCGGCGCTTCCGGCTGCTGACCGCCACCCACGGCTCGGTCCACCAGGTCGAGGTCGACGGCGTCACGCACCGCGTCAGCCGCGACGAGGGCGGCGTGGTCCGCTCCCCGGCCCCGGCGCTGGTGATCGCCACGCCGCTGGAGGTCGGCGCGGAGGTCGAGGCCGGCGCGCCGGTCGTCGTGCTGGAGAGCATGAAGATGGAGACGGTGCTGCGCGCGCCGTTCAAGGCCCGGCTCAAGGAGCTGGCGGTCAGCGTCGGCAGCCAGGTGGAGACCGGCGCCCCGCTGCTGCGGTTGGAGCAGATCGTCGAGGAGGACCCCGAAGACGCGGCCTCCGACGGCGGCGCGGCGCACGCGTCCGAGGCCGTCGAGCTGGACCTGCCCCCGGCCCCGGCCGAGGTCCCCATCCGCACCCGCGTGGCGCAGGGCCAGGAGGACCTTCGCAGCCTGCTGCTGGGCTTCGACGTGGACCCGCACGACGAGGACCGCATCCTGGAGGCCTACCTGGAGGCCCGCACTACCGCCGGCGAACAGGGCCTGCGGCCCCGGGCCGGCGAGCTGAGCCTGATCGAGGTCTTCGCCGACCTGGCCGACCTGGGCCAGAACCGCCCGGCCGGGGCCGAGAAGGACGAGGCCGGCGAAAGCCAGCTGCACAGCGCGCACGAGTACTTCCACACCTACCTGCAGAGCCTGGACGTCGAGCGCGCGGGCCTGCCGGAGTCCTTCCAGGCGGCCCTGCGCAAGGCCCTGGCGCACTACGGCATCACCGAGCTGGACCGCTCGCCGGAGCTGGAAGCGGCGGTGTTCCGCATCTTCCTGGCCCGGCAGCGTGCTGCCACGGACGCCACCGTGGTGACCACGCTGCTGCGCGCCTGGCTGCGCGAACTGCCGCCGGACGAGCTGCTGCGCGAGCCCACCGGCCTGGCCCTGGAGCAGCTGATCGCGGCCACGCAGGTCCGCTTCCCGACCATCGCCGACCTGGCGCGCGGCGTGGTCTACGCCTGGTTCGGCCAGCCGCTGCTGCGCCGCAACCGGGCCCGCGTCTACGCCGAGGTCCGCAAGAACCTGCGGTACCTGGACGAGAACCCGCAGGCCGAGGACCGCGCCGAGCGGATCGCGGAGATGGTGCGCAGCACCGAGCCGCTGGTGCGGCTGCTGGGGCAGCGCCTGGTGCACACCGAGCTGGACAACAGCGTCATGCTCGAAGTCCTGACCCGGCGCTACTACGGCAACAAGGGCCTGACCGGCGTGCAGACCACCGAGGTCGCCGGGAGCTCCTTCGTGGTCGCCGAGCACGACAGCTCGCGCCTGGTGTCGGCGGCCGTGCCCTTCGACCGGCTCGGCGACACGCTGGACGGCCTGGGCCAGCTGGCGGCCTCCGACGGCGCGCTGGACGCCGACATCTACCTGCTGTGGGAGAACCAGCCGGACACCGACGAGGCCGCGACCGCGCTGCAGCGCGTGATGAGCGCGCACCCGCTGCCGCAGCAGGTGCGGCGGGTGACGGCCACGGTGGCCGGCCGGCGCGGCGCGGTGATGCACCACCACTTCACCTTCCGCCGCACCACCACCGGGATGACCGAGGAGCGGCTGATCCGCGGCCTGCACCCGTACATCGCCGAGCGGATGCAGCTGGAGCGCCTGACCAAGTTCGACCTGACGCGCCAGCCGTCCTCCGACGAGGACGTGTACCTGTACCAGTGCGTGGCGCGGGAGAACCCGGCCGACGACCGGCTGGTCGCCTTCACCCAGGTCCGCGACCTGACCGAGCTGCGCGACCACGACGGCCGCCTGGTGGCACTGCCGACCGCCGAGGACGCGATCGCGGCGTGCGTGGACTCCATCCGCCGCGCGCAGCTGCGGCGGCCGTCCAACAAGCGGTTCAGCACCAACCGGGTCGTGGTCTACCTGTGGCCGGTGTCGAACATCAAGCGCTCGGAACTGTTCCTGATCGCGCAGCGCATCCTGCCCTCGACGGCCGGCGCGGGTCTGGAGGAGATCGAGCTGATCGGGCGGCAGCGCTCGTGGCAGACCGGCGAGCTGATCAAGATCGCGGTCCGGGTCCGCTTCGACACCGCGGGCAACCCCTCGCTGAGCGTCGGCGAGCCCACCCTGGACCCGATCGAGCCGCTGGACGACTACCGGCTGAAGGTGCTGCGCGCGGCCAGCCGCGGCACGGTGTACCCGTACGAGCTCGTGGACCAGCTCGGCGACTTCGCCGAGTACGACCTGGACGACCCGGCCGGCTCGGCCGACGCGGCCGGGAAGCACCGACTGGTCCCGGTGGACCGGCCCAAGGGCCAGAACAAGGCCGCGATGGTGGCCGGCGTGATCACCACCCGCACCCGGCGGCACCGCCAGGGCGTCACGCGCGTGCTGCTGCTCGGCGACCCGACGAAGTCCCTGGGCGCGCTGTCGGAGCCGGAGTGCCGCCGGGTGATCGCCGCCCTGGACCTGGCCGAGCAGATAAAGGTCCCGCTGGAGTGGTACGCGCTGTCCTCCGGCGCGCGCATCTCGATGCAGTCCGGCACCGAGAACATGGACTGGGTGGCCGCGGCGCTGAAGCGGATCGTGGAGTTCACGCAGGACGGCGGCGAGATCAACGTCGTGGTCAACGGCATCAACGTCGGGGCGCAGCCGTACTGGAACGCCGAGGCCACGATGCTGATGCACACGCGCGGCGTGCTGGTGATGACCCCGGACTCGGCGATGGTGCTGACCGGCAAGCAGGCGCTGGACTTCTCCGGCGGCGTCTCGGCCGAGGACAACTTCGGCATCGGCGGCTATGACCGCGTCATGGGCCCCAACGGCCAGGCGCAGTACTGGGCGCCTTCGCTGGCGGCGGCTCGGGACGTGCTGATGGCGCACTACGACCACACGTACATCGCCCCCGGCGAGACCACACCGCGCCGGGCCGCCACCGACGACCCGCACAACCGCGACATCAGCCCCTTCCCGCACACCTTCGCGGGCTCGGACTTCAGCACGGTCGGCGAGATCTTCAGCGCCGCGGCGAACCCGGACCGCAAGAAGGCGTTCGACATCAGGACCGTGATGCGCGCGCTGTCCGACCAGGACCACCCGGTCCTGGAGCGCTGGGCCGGCATGGCGGGCGCGGAGACGTCGGTGGTGCAGGACGTGCACCTGGGCGGGCTGCCGGTCTGCCTGGTCGGCATCGAGTCGCGGGCCGTGCCCCGCCGGGGGTTCCCGCCCACCGACGGCCCGGACACGTACACCGCCGGCACACTGTTCCCGCAGTCCTCGAAGAAGGTGGCACGGGCCATCAACTCGGCCAGCGGCAACCGGCCGCTGGTGGTGCTGGCGAACTTGTCAGGCTTCGACGGCTCTCCGGAGTCGATGCGCAAGCTGCAGCTGGAGTACGGCGCCGAAATCGGGCGCGCGATCGTGAACTTCCAGGGCCCGATCGTCTTCTGCGTGATCTCCCGCTACCACGGCGGCGCATTCGTGGTGTTCTCCAAGGCCCTGAACCCGAACATGACGGTGCTGGCCCTGGAGGGATCGTTCGCCTCGGTCCTCGGCGGCGCCCCGGCGGCCGCGGTGGTGTTCGCCGGAGACGTGAACTCCCGCACCGCGAACGACCCGCGCATCCGCGACCTGGAGGCACGCGTGACGGCGGCCGCCGGCACCGACCGCGCTGCACTGGCGGCGGAGCTCGACGAGCTGCGGGTGTCGGTGCGCGCCGAGAAGCTGGGCGAGGTCGCGACGGAGTTCGACCGGGTGCACAGCATCCAGCGCGCGGTGCAGGTCGGGTCGGTGGACGAGGTGATCAAGGCGGCGGAGATGCGACCGAAGATCATCGCGGCGATCGAGGCCCGGTTGGGGTAG
- a CDS encoding 2OG-Fe(II) oxygenase: MPTATATSPALTLAAADWPSITTELDAYGCAPTPQLLTPEQCATIAALYDRPELFRTTVDMARHRFGSGQYRYFTHDLPDTVKTLRHALWPHLLPIARDWAERLGRPAPWPDDLDEWLAHCHAAGQARSAQILLRYGPGDWNALHRDIFGDMVFPLQAVIGLDAYGTDYTGGEFLLVEQRPRAQSRGTATPLPQGHALIFTTRDRPVPSARGWSTGPVRHGVSTVRSGRRHALGLVFHDAA; this comes from the coding sequence ATGCCCACTGCGACCGCTACGTCCCCAGCCCTCACCCTCGCCGCCGCCGACTGGCCGTCCATCACCACCGAGCTCGACGCGTACGGCTGCGCCCCCACCCCGCAACTCCTCACCCCCGAGCAGTGCGCCACCATCGCAGCCCTCTACGACCGCCCCGAACTCTTCCGCACGACCGTCGACATGGCGCGCCACCGCTTCGGCTCCGGCCAGTACCGCTACTTCACCCACGACCTCCCCGACACCGTCAAAACCCTGCGCCACGCCCTCTGGCCGCACCTGCTCCCCATCGCCCGCGACTGGGCCGAGCGCCTGGGACGTCCGGCACCGTGGCCCGACGACCTCGACGAGTGGCTGGCGCACTGCCACGCCGCCGGCCAGGCCCGCTCGGCCCAGATCCTGCTCCGCTACGGCCCCGGCGACTGGAACGCCCTGCACCGCGACATCTTCGGCGACATGGTGTTCCCACTCCAAGCGGTCATCGGCCTGGACGCGTACGGCACGGACTACACCGGCGGCGAGTTCCTACTCGTCGAGCAACGCCCCCGCGCCCAATCCCGCGGCACCGCCACCCCGCTCCCGCAGGGCCACGCGCTGATCTTCACCACCCGCGACCGCCCCGTCCCCTCGGCCCGCGGCTGGTCCACCGGCCCAGTGCGGCACGGCGTCAGCACCGTGCGCTCCGGCCGCCGCCACGCCCTCGGCCTGGTCTTCCACGACGCGGCATGA
- a CDS encoding methylated-DNA--[protein]-cysteine S-methyltransferase: MNVYTEIESPVGPLLLVGEKSADGAVRLASLSMDGQRYAPKVRDTWTADPEAFAEVTRQLREYFDGTRTEFSLDYAVTGTDFQRRVWDALDTVPHGTTTTYGALAAQLGLPRDRVQALGAAIGANPLLIVRPCHRVVGADGSMRGYAGGVERKQWLLALEGAIAPLLV; encoded by the coding sequence ATGAACGTTTACACCGAGATCGAAAGCCCCGTCGGACCGCTGTTGCTGGTCGGCGAGAAGAGCGCGGACGGTGCGGTGCGGTTGGCGTCGCTGTCGATGGACGGACAGCGGTACGCGCCGAAGGTCCGCGACACCTGGACCGCCGACCCCGAAGCGTTCGCCGAGGTGACGCGGCAGCTGCGGGAGTACTTCGACGGGACCCGCACCGAGTTCTCGCTCGACTACGCGGTCACGGGCACCGACTTCCAGCGCCGCGTCTGGGACGCGCTCGACACCGTCCCGCACGGCACGACCACCACCTACGGCGCACTCGCGGCGCAGCTCGGCCTGCCGCGCGACCGGGTCCAGGCGCTGGGCGCGGCGATCGGGGCGAACCCGCTGCTGATCGTGCGGCCGTGCCACCGCGTCGTCGGCGCCGACGGGTCGATGCGCGGGTACGCCGGAGGCGTGGAGCGCAAGCAGTGGTTGCTGGCGCTGGAGGGAGCCATCGCGCCGCTGCTGGTCTGA
- a CDS encoding NAD-dependent epimerase/dehydratase family protein: MRILLVGGSGYVGTLMLPWLAAEHEIRVLDLVPPHGGHDHVIGSATDPEALATALDGMDAVVHAAMGLRSQTAWPEPDTASSFEVNVASIYTTLEAAHTAGVSRVVLIGSMSVFANEPVRLSSRDVDETTEPDATNLYGVTKRLAEQVGRIAAQAHGLTVTVLRLAWPTPEDVWPLWALPVLDEPMDIRRADGTQIPALAASDLAAAVSAAVGRDAGGFDVFHIFGADDSGRGWSAAKARDELGWVARRR; the protein is encoded by the coding sequence ATGCGCATCCTGCTAGTCGGTGGTTCGGGCTATGTCGGCACGCTGATGCTTCCGTGGCTGGCCGCGGAGCACGAGATCCGGGTCCTGGACCTGGTGCCGCCGCACGGGGGCCATGACCACGTCATCGGCAGCGCGACGGATCCGGAGGCGCTGGCGACCGCGCTGGACGGGATGGACGCCGTGGTGCACGCCGCGATGGGCCTGCGCTCCCAGACCGCCTGGCCGGAGCCGGACACGGCCAGCTCGTTCGAGGTGAACGTGGCCTCGATCTACACGACTCTGGAGGCCGCGCACACCGCCGGCGTCTCGCGGGTGGTGCTGATCGGCAGCATGTCGGTGTTCGCGAACGAGCCGGTGCGGCTGTCCTCCCGCGATGTCGACGAGACCACCGAGCCGGACGCCACGAACCTGTACGGCGTGACGAAGCGCCTGGCCGAGCAGGTGGGCCGGATCGCCGCGCAGGCCCACGGCCTGACGGTCACGGTCCTGCGCCTCGCCTGGCCGACGCCGGAGGATGTCTGGCCGCTGTGGGCGCTTCCGGTCCTCGACGAACCGATGGACATCCGACGCGCCGACGGCACGCAGATCCCGGCGCTCGCCGCCTCGGACCTGGCCGCCGCGGTATCGGCTGCGGTCGGCCGGGACGCCGGGGGCTTCGACGTGTTCCACATCTTCGGAGCGGACGATTCCGGGCGCGGCTGGAGTGCGGCCAAGGCGCGCGATGAGCTCGGGTGGGTCGCGCGGCGCCGGTGA
- a CDS encoding GNAT family N-acetyltransferase, which yields MSDATIPPVKLEPWSDADFDVLRRQNTPEMTEHLGGPESEEKLADRHRRYLDPTENGSMFRVVLPSGEVAGSTGFWDHEWDGEAAYETGYGILPEFQGRGLAVAATIAAAEAARADGRHRWLYAFPSVEHGASNAVCRKAGFELVGESEFEYPKGHFMRSNVWRLDLTAD from the coding sequence ATGTCCGACGCCACCATCCCGCCGGTGAAACTCGAACCCTGGTCCGACGCCGACTTCGACGTGCTCCGCCGACAGAACACGCCGGAGATGACCGAGCACTTGGGCGGGCCGGAAAGCGAGGAGAAGCTGGCCGACCGGCACCGGCGCTATCTCGATCCGACCGAGAACGGGTCCATGTTCCGCGTGGTCCTGCCGAGCGGCGAGGTCGCGGGCTCGACGGGCTTCTGGGACCACGAGTGGGACGGCGAGGCCGCCTACGAGACCGGATACGGCATCCTGCCCGAGTTCCAGGGCCGCGGGCTCGCGGTGGCCGCGACGATCGCGGCGGCGGAGGCGGCGCGTGCCGATGGTCGGCACCGGTGGCTGTACGCGTTCCCGTCGGTCGAGCACGGGGCGTCGAACGCGGTGTGCCGGAAGGCGGGGTTCGAGCTGGTCGGGGAGTCCGAGTTCGAGTATCCGAAGGGGCACTTCATGCGCTCGAACGTGTGGCGGCTCGATCTGACGGCTGATTGA